A DNA window from Janibacter sp. A1S7 contains the following coding sequences:
- a CDS encoding PfkB family carbohydrate kinase, translating to MPGRRGAAGSTLVIGEALIDIVRSPDGSGAEHVGGSPLNVAVGLARLDHSVSLATHIGRDRYGAAIGAHLSDAGVTLVPGSDRAEDTPVATATIDDHGQAEYDFEVTWRVPELPQRTGHLHTGSYGALMRPGGLDVLAAMDGGRQAGTVSYDPNIRPSLVPDHDRAVDEVERRVAVSNVVKASDADLEWLAGRPLDEDDLAEWLHTWRDLGPSLAVCTRGEHGALAVLPSGRLVSLPGASVQVVSTVGAGDSFMSGLLSGLLDAGLLGGPGARARLRKARGRTLVPAIRRGIDASAVTVTRVGAQPPSRAELGIGPAR from the coding sequence ATGCCCGGACGTCGCGGAGCCGCGGGATCGACCCTGGTCATCGGCGAGGCGCTCATCGACATCGTTCGGTCACCGGACGGGTCGGGCGCCGAGCACGTGGGAGGCAGCCCCCTCAACGTGGCCGTCGGCCTCGCCCGACTGGACCACTCCGTCTCCCTGGCCACGCACATCGGTCGCGACCGGTACGGCGCTGCGATCGGAGCGCACCTCTCCGACGCCGGGGTGACCCTGGTCCCCGGCAGCGACCGGGCCGAGGACACCCCGGTCGCGACCGCCACCATCGACGACCACGGTCAGGCCGAGTACGACTTCGAGGTCACCTGGCGGGTGCCGGAGCTGCCCCAGCGGACCGGTCACCTGCACACCGGGTCGTACGGGGCCCTGATGCGCCCGGGCGGGCTCGACGTGCTCGCAGCCATGGACGGTGGACGGCAGGCCGGCACGGTCTCCTACGACCCCAACATCCGCCCTTCTCTGGTGCCCGACCACGACCGGGCCGTTGACGAGGTCGAGCGACGCGTCGCCGTCAGCAACGTCGTCAAGGCCAGCGACGCCGACCTCGAGTGGCTCGCCGGCCGGCCACTCGACGAGGACGATCTCGCCGAGTGGTTGCACACCTGGCGGGACCTCGGGCCGTCACTGGCCGTGTGCACCCGGGGCGAGCACGGCGCTCTGGCCGTACTGCCCTCCGGCCGACTGGTCTCCCTGCCCGGTGCGTCCGTGCAGGTCGTCAGCACCGTGGGCGCCGGGGACTCCTTCATGTCCGGTCTGCTCTCCGGGTTGCTCGATGCCGGCCTCCTCGGCGGCCCCGGGGCCCGTGCACGGCTGCGCAAGGCCCGCGGTCGCACTCTCGTGCCTGCCATCCGACGCGGCATCGACGCCTCCGCCGTGACGGTCACCCGCGTCGGGGCCCAACCGCCCAGCCGCGCCGAGCTGGGCATCGGCCCCGCTCGCTGA
- the glpX gene encoding class II fructose-bisphosphatase: MDETSTPAPSSGVMHPDRNLAMELVRVTEAAALAGGRWVGRGDKNRADGAAVDAMRSMIAGVRMSGVVVIGEGEKDEAPMLYNGENVGDGHGAACDVAVDPIDGTTLTAKGMTNAVSVMAVADRGTMYDPSAVFYMDKLVTGPAAADTVDIRLPVAENIRRIAKAKSTQPEDVTVVMLDRPRHSELAEEVRAAGARIRFISDGDVAGAIMAARPDTGIDMLLGVGGTPEGIITACAIKCLGGVIQGRLWPSDDDERQHAIDSGHDLERVLTTDDLVQTDNCYFVATGITDGELLRGVRYRPGGATTESLVMRSKSGTTRIVEAHHNLTKVQRLSPQLSA; the protein is encoded by the coding sequence CGAGACCAGCACGCCCGCCCCCAGCTCCGGGGTCATGCACCCCGACCGCAACCTGGCGATGGAGCTGGTCCGGGTCACCGAGGCCGCCGCACTGGCCGGAGGCCGATGGGTCGGTCGCGGCGACAAGAACCGTGCCGACGGCGCCGCCGTCGACGCCATGCGCTCGATGATCGCCGGCGTGCGCATGTCCGGCGTCGTCGTCATCGGCGAGGGCGAGAAGGACGAGGCCCCGATGCTCTACAACGGCGAGAACGTCGGGGACGGCCACGGTGCCGCCTGCGACGTCGCCGTCGACCCGATCGACGGGACCACCCTCACGGCCAAGGGGATGACCAACGCCGTCTCCGTCATGGCCGTCGCCGACCGGGGCACGATGTACGACCCGAGCGCCGTGTTCTACATGGACAAGCTGGTCACCGGCCCCGCCGCCGCCGACACCGTCGACATCCGCCTGCCCGTCGCCGAGAACATCCGGCGCATCGCCAAGGCGAAGTCGACCCAGCCCGAGGACGTCACCGTCGTCATGCTCGACCGTCCGCGGCACTCCGAGCTCGCCGAGGAGGTGCGTGCCGCCGGCGCCCGCATCCGCTTCATCTCCGACGGTGACGTCGCCGGCGCCATCATGGCTGCTCGCCCCGACACGGGCATCGACATGCTGCTCGGCGTGGGCGGCACCCCCGAGGGCATCATCACCGCGTGCGCGATCAAGTGCCTCGGCGGCGTCATCCAGGGCCGCCTGTGGCCCAGCGACGACGATGAGCGACAGCACGCCATCGACTCCGGCCACGACCTGGAGCGGGTCCTGACCACCGACGACCTCGTGCAGACCGACAACTGCTACTTCGTCGCGACCGGCATCACCGACGGCGAGCTGCTGCGTGGCGTCAGGTACCGCCCCGGAGGCGCCACCACCGAGTCCCTCGTCATGCGCAGCAAGTCCGGCACCACCCGGATCGTCGAGGCGCACCACAACCTGACCAAGGTCCAGCGGCTTTCCCCGCAGCTCTCCGCCTGA